In one window of Primulina tabacum isolate GXHZ01 chromosome 8, ASM2559414v2, whole genome shotgun sequence DNA:
- the LOC142554467 gene encoding wound-induced basic protein-like — translation MIYDVNSPLFRSFLSQKGGSSNKRKTEEQKPREQKPKANENKPVMNE, via the exons ATGATTTACGACGTCAATTCTCCCCTTTTCCGTTCTTTCCTGAGCCAGAAGGGTGGCTCTTCCAACAAGag GAAAACTGAAGAGCAGAAGCCAAGGGAACAGAAGCCAAAAGCAAATGAAAACAAACCTGTTATGAATGAGTAA